The following proteins are co-located in the Solanum pennellii chromosome 1, SPENNV200 genome:
- the LOC107030744 gene encoding pectinesterase inhibitor 3-like — protein MEYLFLSFFFLFTLTLAQSINNDNIYSFPNNAPNMQPTSKQNANPPTSHSSYPPGYENENAQSQSQFPSIIPLDKISGFPSTIIPTNTQKDDGGNAETNNIIKKICDNTDYPDVCTTTVAPFMRGGIINVQNVLQVAMKQSDAFAKLGFAAFKRASESPITPPRTKKLLKTCLDSWDTVLYNYEEALEALRTHDSGRMNSMLSAAITDISDCQDAFEGIITPMSGYSDKMTKLTSNCLAIGSQLGN, from the coding sequence atggaATATttattcctttctttcttctttctattCACCCTCACTTTAGCCCAATctattaataatgataatatatactCATTCCCAAATAATGCACCAAACATGCAACcaacttcaaaacaaaatgcAAATCCACCAACAAGTCATTCTTCATACCCTCCTggatatgaaaatgaaaatgcacaatcacaatcacaatttCCGTCTATCATCCCTCTTGATAAAATTTCTGGCTTCCCATCTACTATTATTCCCACCAATACACAAAAAGACGATGGTGGGAATGCTGAgactaataatattataaagaaGATATGTGACAACACTGACTACCCTGACGTTTGCACCACAACTGTTGCCCCATTTATGCGCGGAGGTATCATCAACGTACAAAATGTTCTCCAAGTGGCCATGAAACAGAGCGATGCgtttgccaaattgggatttgCAGCGTTTAAAAGAGCTTCAGAATCCCCTATTACTCCACCTAGAACTAAGAAACTGCTCAAAACTTGCCTCGATAGTTGGGATACTGTGTTGTACAATTATGAAGAAGCTTTAGAGGCTCTGCGTACTCATGATAGTGGACGTATGAACTCCATGCTCAGTGCTGCAATTACTGATATCTCTGATTGTCAAGATGCCTTTGAAGGTATCATTACTCCAATGTCTGGTTATAGTGACAAGATGACTAAATTGACAAGTAATTGCCTAGCCATTGGTTCACAACTCGGGAATTAG